CCGCGCGAATCCACTCCGCGACGCGGGTCCAGCCCGCCTCCTGCCAGATTTCGAACGGTCCGAGGTCCCACCCGAACCCCCAGCGCATGGCCAGATCCACCTCGCGCGCCGAGTCGGCGATCGGCTCGAGATGGAGCGCCGCGTAGTGGAAGACGTCGCGGAAGATCGCCCACAGGAAGCGCGCCTGCGGATGATCCGTCTCCCGCAGCAGCGCAAGGCGCTCCGCGAACGGCTTGCGGCAGATGCGCCCGATCAGTTCATCGGCCTTGCGACCGCCGTCGGCATAGTCGCCACGCTGCGGATCGAACACCCGGATCGCGCGCCCGTCCTTGCGGAAAAATCCGGCCCCGCGCTTCTGTCCCAAGGCGCCCCGGTCGATCAGGGTCTGCAAGACCGCCGGCACGGCGAAATGCGGCGCGAACGGGTCGTCCGCGGGGTCCAGGTTGTCCCGCATGGTGCCGATGACGTGCGCCAGCGTATCGAGTCCGACGACGTCTGCGGTCCGGAATGTCGCACTCTTGGCGCGCCCGATGCGCGTCCCGGTGAGATCGTCGACCACGTCGAAGGGCAGGCCCGCCTTCCCGGCCTCATGCATCGTCGACAGCACGCTGAACACGCCGATCCGGTTGGCGACGAAATTGGGAGTGTCGCGCGCGCGGACCACGCCCTTTCCAAGAACCGCCGTGAGGAAGGTTTCGAGCTGATCCAGTACCTGCGCATCCGTCGCGGCGTCCGGAATCAACTCGACCAGATGCATGTAGCGCGGCGGATTGAAGAAGTGCACGCCGCAGAACCGCGCACGCAGATCCTCCGCCAACCCGTCGGACAACCGGGCGATCGAGAGTCCCGACGTATTGGATGCGAGGATCGCGTGCGGCGCCAGATGGGGGGCGATTTTTTCATACAGCGCGCGCTTCCAGTCCAGGCGCTCGGCGATCGCCTCGATCACCAGATCGCAGTCGCGCAGCGCGGCGAGATCCTCGGCGTAGTTGGCGGCCGCCAGGAACTGCGCGTCCTCGGGCACGCCCAGCGGCGCGGGGCTGATCCGCGGCAAACCCTCGATCGCCCGCCGCGCCGTCGCGCTGCGGTCGCCGCCCTGCTCGTCCGGCAGGTCGAAGAGCAGCGCCGGCACCCGGGCATTGACGCAGTGCGCGGCGATCTGCGCCCCCATGACCCCGGCGCCGAGGACCGCCACCTTCCGGATTCGAACGTCTTGCATCGCTTTAGTACCCCTCTCAGAACCAGTCCGATGCAAAGTCCATCAGGTTGCCGGCGCCCGAGCGCGCCGCGCGGATGTGGAACGCCGTCTCGGGCAGCAGGCGCTGGAAATAGAACCGCGCCGTCGCGAGCTTCGCCGGATAGAACGGGTCGACCTGGGCGCCGTCCGACCGGATGCGAGCCAGTGCGCGCTCGGCCATCCGCGCCCAGAAATAGGCGAACACGAGGTGACCGACGACGCGTAGGGTGTCGACGGCCGCGGCCCCCATCTCTTCCTTGTTACCCACCGTCTTGAGACCGATTTCCAGCAACAATTTCTCCACCTTGCCCGCGATGTCCGCCAAGGGCGTGACGAACTCGTTCATCGCCACCGATGTGCCGTGCTCTTCGACGAACTGCCGGACCAGTCCGCCGAACGCGCGCAAGCGCGCGCCGCCGTCGAGCAGCACCTTGCGGCCGAGCAGGTCGAGCGCCTGGATCGTGTTGGTGCCTTCGTAGATCATGTTGATCCGCGCGTCGCGCAGGGTCTGCTCGATGCCCCATTCGCGGATGTAGCCATGGCCGCCGAACACCTGCATACAGTCGGAGGCGCAGTAGAACCCGTTGTCGGTCAGGAACGCCTTCACGATCGGGGTCATGAGCGCCGTCATGTCGGCGCCGAATCGGCGCTCCGCGGCATCGGGGTGGTGATGCTGGGCGTCAGCCATGAGCGCGACCCAGTACGCCAGCGCCCGGCCGCCTTCCGCGTACGCCCGCGCGGTGAGGAGCATGCGCCGTACGTCGGGGTGCACCACGATCGGATCGGCCGGACGATCGGGCGCCTTGGGACCGGACAGCGACCGTCCCTGGATCCGGTCCTTGGCGTATGCCGCGGCGTTCTGATAGGCGAATTCCGTAAGTCCGAGCCCCTGGATGCCGACGTACAGGCGTGCGCCGTTCATCATCACGAACATGGCGGCGAGTCCCTTGTTGGCTTCGCCCAGCAACCAGCCTTTCGCGTCTTCCAGTTGCATCTGGCAGGTGGCGTTGCCGTGGATCCCCATCTTGTGTTCCAGGCCCCCGCAGGCCACGCCGTTGCGCGCGCCGCACCGCGCTTCGGCACCGGCCCCTTCGGGCAGAAACTTCGGCACGATGAACAGCGAAATGCCGTGCGTGCCCGCAGGCGCGTCCGGCAGGCGTGCCAGCACCAGGTGCACGATGTTCTCGGCGAGATCGTGCTCGCCGCAGGAAATGAAGATCTTCTCGCCGGTGATCCGGAAGCCGCCTTCGGGATCGGGCACGGCCTTGGTCCGCAACAAGCCCAGGTCCGTCCCGCAGTGCGGCTCGGTGAGGCACATCGTTCCCGTCCATCGCGCCGACGCCAGCTTCGGCAGGTACAGTTCCTTCTGCGCCGCATCGCCGTTGCGGAGAATGCACTCGTAGGCACCCATGGTGAGCCCCGAGTACATCGCCCACGACTGATTGGCTGCGCAGCGCGTTTCATCGAACGCGATCTGGAGCAATTGCGGTAGCCCCTGCCCGCCGTACTCCGCATCGGCAGTCAGCCCCTGCCACCCCGCGTCGCGAAACTGCGCGAAGGCCGCCGCAAAGCCGTCCGGCGTGCGCACCGCGCGTGTCGATGGATCGTAGGCGCACCCCTGCTCGTCGCCCTTGCGGTTCAACGGCAGCAGCACCTCCTCCGAAAACCGCCCGCCCTCCTCGAGGATCTGGTCGACGGTCGCGGCGTCGAGTTCGCCATACCGCGGCATCGCGCGCAGCGCATCCACCGCGCCGAGAAGTTCGTGGATGACAAAGTGCTGGTCTCGAATGGGCGATTGGTACAAAGGCATGATCGTTCCTCCGGAGCGCGGCCGGGGATTCCGGGTGACCGCCGCATCACGGCGCAGTATTTCATGAACGAGGGCGGATCGGCGGATCGGCAAGGCGCCGCAGCCAATGTGCCGCCTGCTTCGTCGCGTCGCGTTGCCGCACCCGCCCCCACTTCCGGGCTTCGGTCCGCACGGCGGCGGAGCGCGTGAGCCGCGCGATGGCCTCCCGCGCAACGGTGACATCGACGCCGCGTCCCGCCGCGTCCTGAAACTGCTCCAGAGCGTGCATCGTGTCGCGGGTGGCCTTTTTCGGAAATGCGGTATGCGCCGCTTCCAGCACGTAGCGCAGGCGCTTGGCCGCGATCCGCAGCTTGTGCCGCTCCGCGTCGGACAAACGGGAAAATCGCGCCCCCCGTCGGGCGAACCGACGCAGCAATCGGCCGATCGCCGCCGGGGCAACCACCTGCAACGGCGCCGAATCGCGCGGCGGCGCCGCGCTCCAATGGACCAGTTCCAGCGCCCAATGCGCAAACGCCGGGCCGGCGATCTGCGCGCGCAACCGGTTCCGCGCCGCTTCGCATTTGCCGTGCGCGCGCCGGAGCACACCCTGCCATGGGCCGGAAGTCCCGGCCTCCCGGGGGACGGCAGCCTTGCCGGATGCGGCATCGCGGCCATATGTGCGCAGGTCCGGCAGGGTTTCGGAACAAAAGACATCCCAATCCCGCGCCGCGCCGAAGCGCCGCGCCCATCGGCGCATCTCCCGAACCTGCGCCCGGGGAAGCCCCCTCTCGCCCCGCTCGCCGTCCGAGGCCTTGGCCAGGATCTCGACCACTGCATGCATGCGGCGCAGCGCCACGCGCGCCTGGTGCACATATTCGGGATCATCGGACACCGACGCCCCCTCCGCATTGGCCAGGACGACGTTGAGCGCAGCGCCGACGAGCTTCCGGCACACCGCATCGACACCGTCCCGGCTGTCGATGCTCCCGGCATCCGCGATCGCCCGGGTCGCCGGGGTGGGACCCGCCGTCACGCCCATCGCCAGGCGAAGGCCTCGCGCGGCCTTGGAAGCGCCATAGGGCATCAGCCGCAAGTCGGCCTTCTTCTTGCCGCGGGTCGCGCCCGTGAGCTCGAGCGCCAGCGACGTCAATGCGGTCGACGGCCCGGACCGCAGCTCCAACTCCGCTTCCAGGATGGGCGCGCGCCGCGTTCCGGCGCGGATTTCTCCGACGTCCAATGCGACCTCGATGTGTGCGCCGTACGCGGAAACGTCCCAGATCGTGCGGACGAAAACCGTACGGAAAACCGCGCGCAGGCCTTCCGCCGCCGCATCCGCCCCGAATATGCGCGACAGGGGTGCTCCGGCGAACCGCGATAGGTCGAGCGCCGCACCGGGCAGCGCCGCCTCCCACTCGCCTCGCGTCGACAGCGCGGAATCGCCGCCCTCGCCCTCCGTCTTGAGCGTCTGCACCCAGCGCACCCGCTTTCCGGTTCCGATCCGGCGCAACCGCAAGGCCGCGCGACTGCGAGCCAGCCGCAGATCCGGCGTGTCGTAGTACGTGCTGTCGACCCGATCCCGGCGTGGGGCTGCCAGCCGGTCGAGCCGGGCCCGCAGCGGTTCGACGTCCTCGGCGCGCAGGGCCAGCTTGAGTTCCGTTTCCGGGGCGCCGCCGCCCGCCTGCTGCTCGTGGTTGGCCATCATCCGCCTTCCCGTTCCCAATCCTGTCGCAAAGTGGCACACTGGGCGCATGCGCGGATTTGAGGCCCCCCCCCGCATCCTGATCGTCGACTCCCACGGACAACCGGTACGATGGGCCGGACTTCCTCGCGCCGCTCGATACTACGCTTCCGGAAAAGTGGTGAACGACCTGGGCGAGGCCATATTCGCCATGAACGGCGGAATCCAGAAATCCCTGGGAACACCGTCCACCCTCCACACCAGTTCGATCGTCATGATCCGCGGCCGCTGCCGCAGCCCCGCTGGCGGCTATCGGGTCGCCCTGAGCAAGCACCGCCTGTTCGCACGCGACCGCCATGTCTGCGCGTACTGCGGCGCGGCATTCCCGGAAACCGAACTCACCGTGGAGCACATCGTCCCGCTCTCGCGCGGCGGCCGCAACGAGTGGACCAACGTCGTGACGGCATGCCGGCCCTGCAACACGCGCAAGGGCAACCGCGCGCCGGAAGAAGCAAACATGCCGCTGCTCTATGTGCCATATGCCGTCAGCCGCAACGAGGGGTTCATCCTGAGCAACCGGCGCATCCTGGCAGACCAGATGGCCTTTCTGCAGGCTTCCCTGCCCCGCCATTCCCGGTGGGCGCAGAACTGAGGCGAAAAACGCGCGGCGCGGGCGATGCCCCGCGAGGCGGTGGTCGGGGCCTGCGCACGGTCCGCGCGGCTCCGGCCGTTCCCCTCCCCCGCCACGCGGGAGAGGGGAACGGAGGTTACTTCAGGTTCTTGCTGACGTACTTCGTCAACTCGAACATCGAAACCTGCGACTTGCCGCCGAACAATGCGCGCAGCTTGTCGTCGGCATTGATGTTGCGGCGGTTGACCGTGTCCTGCAGCTTGTTCTTCTTGATGTAGACCCAGACCTTGCTGGTGACTTCGGTACGAGGCATCGGGGTGCTGCCGATGACCGCCGCCAGCGGGCCGACGGGCGTCAACGGCTTCATGAATGCCGCATTCGGCGTGCGCACCGCCTTCTTCGCCGCGACCTTCTTGGCCGGCGCCTTCTTCACGGCCGCACTCTTCGCTGGTGCCTTCTTCGCCGCGACTTTCTTGGCCGGAGCCTTGCTCACGGCTTTCTTCACAGCTTTTTTCGCGGCCTTCTTGGCAGTAGCCATCGACGATCTCCTATAGGGTTTTGCAAAAGCGTTCGGGGCATCGGCGCGGACGGCAATCGCGTCCCGCCGGTTGCGGGGCCGCAAGGAACGGGCCCCGCTGCGTGACCGCAATACTATGCGAATCGCCAAGAGACGCAAGCGTTTTCCGAGGGGAAAGTATGTTTCGCGCGACCATTTTTCGCAGCGGCGCCACGGTGCGGCCGCGCGGCCTGGAAATCGCAGCCGTTCTCCACCCACAACATATGGTCCGATTCCGCATCGGCGCACAAATCCCTGTAGGCCCCCCGGAACCGGAGGCGGACGATAGAATCGCCGCGCCGATGCTGTCCACTCCCCCCCCCTCCGATCTGCGTACCTCCGGCCTGGTCGCGGCCTTCGCCGCACTCAGTGCGCTGGCCGCGCTCGCGCTGGCCGACGGCGGCCTCGACCATCCGCTCTTTGCCGCAATCAACGGCTTCGCCGCCCGCGACCTCCCGCGCGGGCTGCCCAGCGACCTGACCATCCTCGGCCACGGGCTGGTCGCAGTGATGCTGCTGGCCCCGTTCCTGGCGTCGAACCCGCGGGTGCTCGCCGCGGGGATCCTGGCGGCGCCCCTGGCCGGCCTGCTCTCCTGGGCCGGCAAGGCCGCGGTCGGTCGCGCGCGGCCCGCCTCGGCGCTTGGCGCGAGCCATATCCACATCGAGGGACAGACCTTGGCGGGCCACAACTCCTTTCCATCCGGACACTCGATCACGATCTTCCTCGTCGCGACCGTGCTGATCCTTGCATGGCGGCCCATCCGGACCCGCCCCACCCTGGCCGTCACGACGCTCGGCGCGGCGCTGGTGGCAGCATCATCCCGGGTCATGGTGGGGGCCCACTGGCCCTCCGACGTTCTGGGAGGCGCGGCGCTCGGAGTCGTAACCGGCGGGTTCGGAGTGTGGGCGTCGAGGTGGCTTCCGGCGCAGTCCAACCGGGCCCGGGGCACGCTCGGCGTCATCGTGCTGGCCTGCGCCGCTGCGCTCGCGATCACCGACACCGGATACCCGCTGGCGCAGTCCCTGCAGTGGATCGCCGCCGCCGTCGGGGGCGCGATGGGCCTGTGGGCAGTCACGCGATCGGTGTGCGCCGGGAGGACCCGATGCGGATGAGCCTCGCGCCGGGATGGCTGGCACGCAACGACAAGGCGTCGCCGCCGGCAGTCGCCGCGATCCTCTTTCTCGCCGTGTGCGCGCTGCTCCTGCTGCCGACCCTGGGCCGCTATCCGCTCTTCGACATCGACGAAGGCGCCTTTTCCGAAGCGACGCGGGAAATCCTGCGCAGCGGCGACTGGATCTCGACCACGCTGAACGGCCTTCCGCGCTACGACAAGCCGATCCTGATCTATTGGCTCCAGGCGTTGAGCGTGAAGGCGTTCGGCCTGAACGAATTTGCCCTGCGCCTGCCATCGGGCCTCGCGGGGCTGGCGTGGGTCGCCGCGATCCTCCGCTTCGGCGCACCTCGCCTCGGCATCCGCATCGCGTTCGCCGCGGCGACGATCGCGTTCACCAGTCTCGGCGTGACGGCGATGGCCCATGCCGCCACGGCGGACGCCCTGCTCAACGCGCTGCTTGCCGCCACGATGTTCGACCTGTGGCGTTACCTGGAAGGCCAAGGCCGCGCAGCACTGCTGCGCTGTTACGCCTGGATCGCGCTCGGCGTGCTGACCAAAGGACCGATCGCCATCCTGATTCCTGTTGCGGTGGGAACCCTGTATTGCGCCGTCGTCGGGCGGTGGCGCGACGCCCTGCGCGCGGCCGTCGATCCGATCGGTTGGATGATCCTGATCGCGATCGCCGCCCCGTGGTATGCCGCGGAGCTCGCCATCCATGGCTGGGATTTCGTCCAGGGATTCCTGATCCACCATAATCTGCAGCGCTTCGGCGGAACGCTCGAAGGCCACGCCGGCAGCCCCTTCTATTACCTCATCGTTCTGCCGCTGCTGCTCGCGCCCTGGAGCGGGCTGCTCTGGCGCACGGTGCGGCCGCTGCCGCAGGACTGGCACGGCGATCTGCCGCGATTCCTCTGGGTGTGGTTCGGATTCGTCCTTGTCTTCTTTTCTCTTTCCGGAACCAAGCTGCCGCACTATCTGCTCTACGGCATGACGCCGGTATTCCTGCTTGCCGCGCGACGCATCGAAGCCCGGGGAACCGCGGGTCTGCTGTTGCTGCCGGCTGCGCTGTTACTGCTGCTGCCGGTCGCGCCCGCGATCACGCAGTGGTTTGCCGACGCGCGCGCGCATGGCGATCCGGACTTTTATGCTGCACAGACCCAGCGTGCCTTGGCGACCGCGGCCGGAACCTATTACGAAATCAGCGGAGCCGCCGCGGTCGCGGGCATCCTGCTTGCGACGCGGCGCGCCGTTGCGCCGGCCTGGCGGGCCGCCGGGATGTGCTTCCTCCTCACCGGCTCGCTGGGATTCGCATTTCTTCCATGGCTCGGCAACCTGCTGAGCGGCCCGACCAAACGCGCCGGAGAAATCGCCGCCACCCTGCCGGGACCGGTCGTGCAATGGAACATCACCGTCCCGAGTTTCAGCGTCTACCGCCGGCACGTGACCCCGTCGCGCCCGCCGGAGCCCGGGGAATATGCGATCACCCGGACCGATCGCCTAGTGCCGGGCGTGCCGGTGAAGGTGCTGTTCCGGGAGGGCGGCGTCGAACTGGTGCAGCGACTCCCGTCGCGCTGACGAATCCCATTCCGCGGCCGAACGGCCGCGGCC
This genomic window from Burkholderiales bacterium GJ-E10 contains:
- a CDS encoding 3-hydroxyacyl-CoA dehydrogenase, whose protein sequence is MQDVRIRKVAVLGAGVMGAQIAAHCVNARVPALLFDLPDEQGGDRSATARRAIEGLPRISPAPLGVPEDAQFLAAANYAEDLAALRDCDLVIEAIAERLDWKRALYEKIAPHLAPHAILASNTSGLSIARLSDGLAEDLRARFCGVHFFNPPRYMHLVELIPDAATDAQVLDQLETFLTAVLGKGVVRARDTPNFVANRIGVFSVLSTMHEAGKAGLPFDVVDDLTGTRIGRAKSATFRTADVVGLDTLAHVIGTMRDNLDPADDPFAPHFAVPAVLQTLIDRGALGQKRGAGFFRKDGRAIRVFDPQRGDYADGGRKADELIGRICRKPFAERLALLRETDHPQARFLWAIFRDVFHYAALHLEPIADSAREVDLAMRWGFGWDLGPFEIWQEAGWTRVAEWIRADIDAGEAMSDAPLPAWVFEGPVADAQAVHTPEGSWSPAHEAFVVRDDLPIHRRQLFRPTVVGDGSPSPMASGITQHEDESCRIWHLEGGMPAEVLVFSIKTKVHAMGPGVIAGLAKAVALAEARYRGLVIWSPEEPFSAGADLQGMLPAFLHGGPPAIGELQRQMQEAFLAVKYAQVPVIAAVRGMALGGGCELLLHCAKRVAAFESYVGLVEVGVGLVPGAGGLKEGAMRAAAAASAVGSADLLPFLRHWFENAATAKVATSAYEARRMGYLLPSDTVVFHPQELLWTAIFEAFTLHATGYRPPLRGRRFAAAGRSALATLKAFAANLREGGFASEHDFHLAAQIAEVLCGGDLDAGALVDEDWFLEQERRHFVPLLAHPRTQERLMGFLQTGKPVRN
- a CDS encoding acyl-CoA dehydrogenase domain-containing protein; this encodes MPLYQSPIRDQHFVIHELLGAVDALRAMPRYGELDAATVDQILEEGGRFSEEVLLPLNRKGDEQGCAYDPSTRAVRTPDGFAAAFAQFRDAGWQGLTADAEYGGQGLPQLLQIAFDETRCAANQSWAMYSGLTMGAYECILRNGDAAQKELYLPKLASARWTGTMCLTEPHCGTDLGLLRTKAVPDPEGGFRITGEKIFISCGEHDLAENIVHLVLARLPDAPAGTHGISLFIVPKFLPEGAGAEARCGARNGVACGGLEHKMGIHGNATCQMQLEDAKGWLLGEANKGLAAMFVMMNGARLYVGIQGLGLTEFAYQNAAAYAKDRIQGRSLSGPKAPDRPADPIVVHPDVRRMLLTARAYAEGGRALAYWVALMADAQHHHPDAAERRFGADMTALMTPIVKAFLTDNGFYCASDCMQVFGGHGYIREWGIEQTLRDARINMIYEGTNTIQALDLLGRKVLLDGGARLRAFGGLVRQFVEEHGTSVAMNEFVTPLADIAGKVEKLLLEIGLKTVGNKEEMGAAAVDTLRVVGHLVFAYFWARMAERALARIRSDGAQVDPFYPAKLATARFYFQRLLPETAFHIRAARSGAGNLMDFASDWF
- a CDS encoding adenylate cyclase: MANHEQQAGGGAPETELKLALRAEDVEPLRARLDRLAAPRRDRVDSTYYDTPDLRLARSRAALRLRRIGTGKRVRWVQTLKTEGEGGDSALSTRGEWEAALPGAALDLSRFAGAPLSRIFGADAAAEGLRAVFRTVFVRTIWDVSAYGAHIEVALDVGEIRAGTRRAPILEAELELRSGPSTALTSLALELTGATRGKKKADLRLMPYGASKAARGLRLAMGVTAGPTPATRAIADAGSIDSRDGVDAVCRKLVGAALNVVLANAEGASVSDDPEYVHQARVALRRMHAVVEILAKASDGERGERGLPRAQVREMRRWARRFGAARDWDVFCSETLPDLRTYGRDAASGKAAVPREAGTSGPWQGVLRRAHGKCEAARNRLRAQIAGPAFAHWALELVHWSAAPPRDSAPLQVVAPAAIGRLLRRFARRGARFSRLSDAERHKLRIAAKRLRYVLEAAHTAFPKKATRDTMHALEQFQDAAGRGVDVTVAREAIARLTRSAAVRTEARKWGRVRQRDATKQAAHWLRRLADPPIRPRS
- a CDS encoding HNH endonuclease family protein; its protein translation is MNDLGEAIFAMNGGIQKSLGTPSTLHTSSIVMIRGRCRSPAGGYRVALSKHRLFARDRHVCAYCGAAFPETELTVEHIVPLSRGGRNEWTNVVTACRPCNTRKGNRAPEEANMPLLYVPYAVSRNEGFILSNRRILADQMAFLQASLPRHSRWAQN
- a CDS encoding SWIB/MDM2 domain-containing protein; protein product: MATAKKAAKKAVKKAVSKAPAKKVAAKKAPAKSAAVKKAPAKKVAAKKAVRTPNAAFMKPLTPVGPLAAVIGSTPMPRTEVTSKVWVYIKKNKLQDTVNRRNINADDKLRALFGGKSQVSMFELTKYVSKNLK
- a CDS encoding cyclic di-GMP-binding protein is translated as MVEAAVGQRERGQRTECGEGRDQAGGTQIGGGGSGQHRRGDSIVRLRFRGAYRDLCADAESDHMLWVENGCDFQAARPHRGAAAKNGRAKHTFPSENACVSWRFA
- a CDS encoding phosphoesterase pa-phosphatase related protein; protein product: MLSTPPPSDLRTSGLVAAFAALSALAALALADGGLDHPLFAAINGFAARDLPRGLPSDLTILGHGLVAVMLLAPFLASNPRVLAAGILAAPLAGLLSWAGKAAVGRARPASALGASHIHIEGQTLAGHNSFPSGHSITIFLVATVLILAWRPIRTRPTLAVTTLGAALVAASSRVMVGAHWPSDVLGGAALGVVTGGFGVWASRWLPAQSNRARGTLGVIVLACAAALAITDTGYPLAQSLQWIAAAVGGAMGLWAVTRSVCAGRTRCG